One segment of Palaemon carinicauda isolate YSFRI2023 chromosome 35, ASM3689809v2, whole genome shotgun sequence DNA contains the following:
- the LOC137627216 gene encoding variant surface antigen F-like: MVTKSRCRDKGGSPGTKSRCRDKGGSPGTKSRCRDKGGSPGTKSRCRDKGGSPGTKSRCRDKGGSPVTKLQCRDNGGSPVTKSRCRDKGGSPITKLRCRDKGGFLVTKLRCRDKGVSPHSHSTVIFGEDLKTLPHSLRP; the protein is encoded by the coding sequence ATGGTTACAAAATctcgatgtagggacaagggtggttccccGGGTACAAAATCacgatgtagggacaagggtggttccccGGGTACAAAATCacgatgtagggacaagggtggttccccGGGTACAAAATCacgatgtagggacaagggtggttccccGGGTACAAAATCacgatgtagggacaagggtggttccccGGTTACAAAATTACAATGTAGGGACAATGGTGGTTCCCCGGTTACAAAATctcgatgtagggacaagggtggttccccGATTACAAAATTACGttgtagggacaagggtggtttCCTGGTTACAAAATTACGTTGTAGGGACAAGGGTGTTTCCCCACATTCACATAGCACCGTGATATTTGGAGAAGACCTAAAGACTCTACCTCATAGTCTTAGACCTTGA